The region CCTCGCGGCCGCCGTCGTCCCGCTCGCCTACCTCATCGGGAAGACCATCGGCGACAGAACGACCGGCCTCGTCGCCGCCGGACTCATCCCGATCGTCTCGGCGTCGTTCTTCGCCCGCTCGATCTTCGGGTTCGTCGACCACCACGTCGCCGAGACCCTCTTCTCCACCCTCTTCTGCCTCGCCTACATCGCCGCGCTCGCGTACGCGGCCCGGCACCCGGTCTCGTTCCGGGAGTATAAAACCATCCTCCCCGTCGCGCTCCTCGCCCTCGGCGCCGGAGGCGCATACCTCCTCGGCCTCCTCGTCATGCCGACGATCATCCTCTTCGCGCTCATCGCCGGAGTCTTCACGCTGGTCCAGGCCGCGAGAAACCACCTCGACGGCACCGCATCAGAGGGGCTCCTCGTCACGAACGCCGTCACCTTCGCCGTCCCGGCGGTCTTCCTGCCGCTGTCCGGGTTCATGGTCGACGCCCCCGCGCTCTCGCTCTACTCGGTCGCCCACGTCTACGCCTACCTCCTCCTGATCGGGGCCACCGCCCTTCTCTACGGGATCTCCACGGCCCTTCACGGAAAGCGGCGCGAATATCTTGCCGCCCTCGCCGCCCTCGGTGCCGCCGGCATCGCCTTCCTCGGTCTCACCCCGGTCGGTAAGACGATGTCCGCCGGCCTCTGGGCGTTCTTCGGCCAGGATATGGCGACCACCGCCATCCGGGAGATGGCCCCGTGGGACCCCGCGCTCGCGTGGCAGAGTTTCAACGTCGGCCTCCTCCTCATCCCTGCCGGGCTCGTCATCCTCGCGCTCCGGACCAGGCGCGAGAACCGCCCCGAACTCCTCTTTACGATCGTCTGGTCGGTCGTCGTCCTCATCGCGACCATCCAGCACCTCCGGTTCGAGTACTACCTCGCCGTGAACCTCGCGCTCCTGACCGGGGTCTTCGTCACGTGGGCGCTCGACTACGGCTGGAAGGCGACAGCCACATACTTCCGGCGGCCCGAGGAGAAGAAGAAAAATCAGCGGAGGGTCCCCGTCCCCGAGGTCGCGGCCGTCGCCGTGGCGGTCCTCCTCGCCGGGACCCTCGTCGGCGCATCGGCCGCCGAGAACATCGGCTACGCCCAGTACGGCGTTCCCCGCGTCGTCCTCTCCGACGACTGGCGCAGCGCCCTCGAGTGGATGAATGCAAACACGCCGGACCCGGGCGTGGACTACTACGCCGCCTACGAGAAGGACGGCTTCACCTACCCCGAGGGCTCCTACGGCGTCATGTCGTGGTGGGACTACGGCCACTGGATCACCTTCGTGGCGCAGCGGATACCGAACACCAACCCCTTCCAGGACCACGTCGCCGGGGCGACCAGGTTCTTCCTCGCCACATCGGAGGAAGAGGCCGGGAAAGCCATCACAGCGGCCGGCTCCCGCTACATCGTCACCGACGGCAAGATGGCGGCCGGGACGTTCCCGGCCATCGCCTACTGGCACGACCCGGCGGCGGGCACCACCCCCTACGTGACGCCGCTCCTCACGTCGGTGCCGGGGAGAGCGAACACCTACAGCATCGAGCCGTTTTACAGAGACACCTACTACCGGACCATGGTGGTGCGGCTCCAGGCCCTCGACGGGACGATGATGGAGCCGTCGGAGGCCCTCTACGTCGAGTACGATACCGGATCGGTCCCTGAGACCGGGTATGCGAGGCTGGCCGGGAGCCGGACGCTCGCCCCGGCCGAGGCCCGAGCGGCGGTCGACGCCTATAAAGGACTCGGGAAGGCCGCCGTCTTCGGGACTGACACCCGCTCCCCGCCCGAGACCGTCCCCGCACTCCGGCACTACCGGCTCGTCTACGAGTCCTCCTCTGACCCCGCGACGAGCGTCAAGGTCTTTGAGTACGTGAACGGCGCCGTGATCCGGGGCGAGGGGGTCATCGAGGTCCCAATCGTCACCAACACCGGGCGGGAGTTCGTCTACCGGCAGCAGAGCGAGAACGGGACGTTCGTCGTCCCCTACTCAACGGTCGAAAACCCCTACGGCGTGAAGACCGCCGGGAACTACCGGATCGTCGGCGGAACGGAGGAGTTCACGGTGACCGAGGAGGCCGTGAAGGGGGGAGCGTAGCCCCCCGGACGTAAAAGAGCCGTCGGAGCGCGGTGGCGTTCGTCGCGACCGCGAGGACCACGAGCGCCGGGAGGACAAGGCCGGTGACCAGCCCAACGATGAGGACCGCGATCCGCTCCGGCCTGGCAAAGAGCCCGGCCCGGCACGCCACCCCGAGCCCCTCGGCCCGTGCCCGGGCGTAACTGACCATCAGCGACCCGATTGCGGCGAAAAAAGCGGCCTCCACACCCCACGCCGAACCCTCGCCCGCGTAGTGGACGAGGAGCCCGGCGTAGACCGCCGCCTCCGCGTAGCGGTCGAGGAACGAGTCGAGGAACGCACCGAAGACCGAAGCGGCGCCGCTCGCGCGGGCGAGCGCCCCGTCGAGCACATCGAAGACGCACGATGCCGCAACGACAAGCCCGGCGAAGAAGAACGAACCGGCGGCGCAGAGCATCCCGGCGCCTGCCATCCCAAGAAATCCGAGCAGGGTGAGGGTGTTCGGGGTCACGCCCGTCCCGGCGATGAGGCCTGCCGCCCGCATGAGCGCCCCGTTCGTCCGCGCCCGGAGCCGGTCCTCGATCACCGGCCCGTCACCCCCGGGAGAGAAACCACGACCGCCCCCGACCAATCCATGGCAGGGAATCGGCACTCCCGAGAGATAAGGGTGTCTCTCCCGGAGGCGGGTAATGATTACATCCATAATTATTATGGATATAATCACTGCGACGTTCTACGGCAGGGAGAACTCTGGCCGACTGAGCACTCCTACGCCTGGGCCCCTTCCTTTCTCGCCGTCACCGGCAGACGAAGAGTCGGCAAAACAGAACTGCAGAGGACTTTCGTCTTCGTAAGTACCTCACCGGGCTTGCATTCGATCTGTTGATGCGGGATGCTCCGCTCCGCCGAACCTGCACACGCCAAACAGGGAGGCGTTTTGGATAGCGGCCAGCGGCCGAGAGACGAAGCTGTCGGGGGATACCCAATACACCGGCAATGTTTTCTGTCAGTAATACAGATACCACGAACGCCATGAATGCCACAAAGCGCATTGTTGTCAAGGAAGAGGTCTGGGCTGCCCTCTCCAATATGCGAGAGCCGGGGATGACCTTCTCTGAACTGATAGAGGAGATGATCGAGCACGAAAAGAAGCGGCGTCTTGTAGAAGATATAAAGCGGGTCCAGGAAACGGAAGAACTCGTGGAGATCCCGTTGTGACGTTTGCCGTTCTGTTCAGACGGTCGGCAGCGGATCTCCTGAATGCTCTTCCGGAGAAGTCGCAACGCATCATCACGGCAAAACTTACCATTCTGCAAACGGATCCTTATCCCGGTAACGGGGGAGATAAAGAACGTCTGAATACGGATGGCATGGAGGTATTTCGCCTCCATATAGGGCGATCGTTTACCGCGCTCTATATCATCCATACCGATACCGACAGGGATTGGGTCGAGATCACCCATCTGATGACCATCGAGCAGGCGCATAAACGCTACGGCAGGCTCTGACGCCATCCGAATACTACGACCGGGAGGATGCCGAAGAATGCATCGAGTACGCGGATTCGATCTCCAGTGCCGCGAGGCAATCGCTCTCCAGGTGAGCGAGAAGGTCCGAGACCTCGCCCGCGGGGACTTCCATGAGGCAAGCGACGTCGATCTGATCGTCGTCGGGGACTTCCGCGAGCGGCACCATAAGCGGGCGGCGGCTATTCTCGACCTCACCGACCTCCCGATTGAACCGCTCTGCGACACCGAGGAAGAGTTCGCCGAACTGGTCCGGAGCGGCAACCCCTTCATTCTCCAGGCGCTCGCCGAAGGCATCCGGGTATAGGAAGCGCCGGCTTCATGCACAGACGGCCTGCTCATCCGAGCGCTCGCGCAGGAGGTACTCGTGCGCCGAGAGCGCCGCCTTCGCCCCCTCCCCGGCGGCGATGATGATCTGCTTGCCCTTGATGCAGGTCGCATCCCCGGCCGCAAAGACGCCCTCGACGTTCGTATGGTTGTTCTCGTCGATGAGGATCTCGCCCCGCTCGTTCAGCGCCACCAGATCCCCGAGGAACTCCGTATTCGGCACGAGCCCGATCGCAAGGAAGAGACCCTCCACATCGAGGACCGTCTCCTCTCCGGTCTCGCGGTCCCTGACCGTGATCCCGGTCAGAGCCCGGTCACCGTGGAGTTCCGTCACATCGCTGTGGAGGAAGACCTGCACCCCCGCCTCCTTTGCACGGCTGATGTAGATCTCATCGCATCGCAGAACGCTCCTGACGATCAGGGCCACCGAACTCGCGATCTTCGCCATCTCGATGGCGGTCTGGAGAGCCGCGTTTCCTCCGCCGACGACGGCGACCGGCTTATCCCGGAAGAGCGGGCCGTCGCAGGTCGAGCAGACCGAGATACCTCTCCCGATCAGCCGGTCCTCGCCCGGGATCCCAAGGGTCTGGGGCTGCTTCCCGGGGGCGAGGATGACCGTCCGGGCTCGGTAGGTGCTCCCCGAGACCGTCGAGACGAGGAAGATATCGCCCTCCTTCCGGACCTCACGGACGCGGTCGAGTTCGAGGCCGACCTCAAACCCCCGGGCTTGGTCCTCGAACTTCCGGATCAGGTCCTCCCCCGTGATCATCCGAAAACCCATGTAGTTCTCGATCGCCCAGCTCCAAGCCGCCTGGCCGCCGACACTCTCCGATACGACGACGGTCTTCATGAGTTTCCGGGCGCAGTAGACCGCGGCCGTCAGCCCGGCCGGCCCGGCGCCCACGATGACCGCGTCGTAGACGCCTTCGGTCACCGGCGCCGCGAAGAGCTCCCGGAGCCGCTTTGCATCGAACCCGACGATCACCTCATCGCCAAAGACCGTGACCGGCACGCCCCGCTGCCCCGAGGCCGTTATCATCTCCCGGGCCGCCTCACGGTCTCTCCCGACATCGACGGTCTCGTACTCGACGCCGTACTTCGTAAGGAACGCCTGGACCATCCGGCAGTAAGGGCAGTTCTCCGTCGTGTAGACCTTCACACCTGGCATGGAAGGGGATAGCTCGGGAGCCCTATTTAAGTTGTGGGGGTGGTGCAGAGGCGAGTAGGCTCGTTGAGATCCGGACGCACCACCGAATTGATCGAAAAGAAGAGGGGTTATTGGACTTCGCGGAACATGCGGGCCGGAACTCCGCAGATCGGGCACTTCTCCGGCGCCGCGCCGAGCTCGATGTTTCCGCAGACCGGACAGAGGTAGATCTTCTCCACATCGATGTCGTTGCCTTCCCTGACGGCCTCAAGAGCCTGGAGGTAGAGGTTCGCGTGCACCTCTTCCGCCTTCATGGCATGGGTGAAGACGATCGAAGCCTCGTTCTTCCGCTCCTCCTTCGCCTCGGCGACGAACTCGGGGTACATCTTCGTGAACTCGTAAGTCTCACCCTCGATCGCACCCTTCAGGTTCTCCTCGGTGCTCCCGACGGCGTTTCGGATGAAAAGAAGGCGTTTTGCGTGGATGGCTTCCGCCTCGCTCGCCGCCTTGAAGAGCTTCCCGACCACCGGGTAACCCTCGGCGGCCGCCTTCTCGGCAAATACGGAGTACTTTCTGTTCGCCTGGGACTCCCCGGCGTACGCGCTCTGAGCATTCTCATCTGTCGGCATAACGTAATTGTTTCGGGAGTCACCGGTTAAAAATGTTTCACCTTGCTCTCCGGAAGCAGGCATGCGCCCCGCAGATACAAGTATCCTGCTCCGGCCTTTTTTCGGGCGATCCCGGGGAAGACTCCCCGGCACCGGTCGGGCCCAAGACACCGCCTCCATCATGGCAAACCCTATGCCGCAGGAGCAACCACTACCGGGATGACATGCTGGGTGACCGGGTGCAGCGGGTCTTCATCATCGTTCTCATCTTAAACCTCGCCGTTGCGCTCGCAAAAGCAATCTTCGGCCTCATCGCCGGGTCGGTGAGCATGGTAGCCGACGCTCTCCACTCGGGGTTCGACTCCTTCTCAAACATCGTCGGGATCATCGCCCTCTACCTCGCAGGGAAACCCCCCGACCCGGAACACCCCTATGGCCACGGCAAGATCGAGACGCTCGGAACCCTCGTCATCGGGGCGATGCTCCTCCTGACCGCCGTCGGTATCCTCATCGAGGGCTATCGGCGGCTCGTCGCCCCCGTCACCCCCTCGATCACCGCGGTCACCGTCGGCGTCATGATCGGGACGCTCATCATCAACATCGCCGTCTCCACCTACGAGCGGCGGAAGGGCGAGGAGTATCAGAGCCAGATCCTCGTCGCCGACTCCCTGCACACCAGAAGCGACATCTTCGTCTCCATCGCCGTCCTCGGCGGATTCCTCGCGGTCAGGCTCGGTTACCCCGAGGCAGACCCGATCATCGCCTTCGCCATCGGCCTCCTCATCGCAAGGATGGGGATCGGGATCCTCTACGAGGCGGCGCAGGTCCTCACCGACTCGATGAACCTCCCCTGCGACCCGGCGCTCGTCAGGGCGGTGGTGATCGATACCCCGGGAGTCGCCGGATACCACGATTTCCGGTGCCGGGGGAAACCCGGCGAGATCTTCGCCGACATCCACATCGTCGTCGACCCGGCTCTCCCCGTCTCCCGGGCCCACGAGATCTCCGACGAGGTGGAACGAAGGCTCAAAGAGACGGTGCCGGGGCTCGTCGAGGTCGTCGTCCATATCGAGCCCGACGACTCCCCCTAGTGCTCCGAATCCCTCACGTACCAAAACTCTCAAACTAAGCGACTTACTCCACCAGGAGCCGCCCGAGCTCGTAGCCCTTCCGGTAGGCCGCCTCCATCACCTCCGGCCGCGTCCTGATGTCCTGGATCGTGTCCATATCGTTTTGGAGCACGTCGCCCCAGTAAGGGCAGTCGATGATCTCCCCAAACGCCCGGACGGTCATCTTCGCGCCGTCAAAGACGGTCGGGAGGTTCATCCCCGCGATCGATATGAAGAGCATCTTCCGTCTTCTCCGCCGTTCCGGGGAGACGAAGGACTTCCCCCGGTAGTACTTGGCCATGTAGAAGACCTGGAACCGGTCCATGAACGACTTGAGTTTCCCCGGGATGCCCATCGTCATCACCGGGGTGGCGACGATCAGGCCGTCCATCTCCCTGAATTTATCGTAAAACTCAATCATATCGTCCCGGATTCGGCAGGTCTCGTTCTCCATGCAGTAGAAGATCTCCATGCAGGGCGCAAAGTCCAGGTGCGCGACCGCGATCTTCTCGACCTCGCACCCGGCGTCTTCAGCACCCTTGATGGCTTTGTCGAGGAGGCGAGCGGTGTTTCCGTCAAGGAGCGGGCTTCCGAGCAGCGCGATAACCTTCTTGGGCATGATGCAGGGTTGCACACTGCCCTATTAATAGGGTGCGGGCAACCCGTCCTGCCCCGGAGGATACTGCTAAATACCTTGGAGAGCCACTACCGCTTTGGTGAATCTCTGTGGCCGAACCAGAAACCAGAAAGACAGCGAAAGCTGGAGAGAAGCCGGGCCCCGGCCGGTTCATCTGTATCGACTGCGGGCGGGAGATCCGGCTCGACAGCACCGACGCGGATCTCGTCAGGTGTCCGACCTGCGCCTGCGAGGTCTACAACTGCCTCCCGATGACCCACATCAGGCCGGATATCAGGACCCCCGAGGATGCACGGCGTCCCCCGGAGAGGAAGAGCAAGGCGGAGTAACCGAGGTGAGAGGAATGGTGAACGTATCAGCCGAAGGGCAGGTCTACCACTGTGAGATCTGCGGAAACGTGGTCAAAGTGCTGGAAGTCGGCGGCGGCGAACTGGTCTGCTGCGGCGAACCGATGGTGCTTGAGGAGTGATAGGGATGGAAGAGAAGAGACTCGAAGAGAAGATCGGGAAAATCCCAGAGATCTTCAAGGAACTCAAAGAGACCGACCCCGACCTCTATGGCCGGGTGATGGGGCTCGACCAGATGATCTGGGCCGACGGCGCCCTCTCGAAGCAGACGAAGAAGGTCATTGCGATCGCGATCGCCGCCGCGCTCCGGGACGAGCACGCCGTCCGGGCGCAGCTTGCGGGTGCGGGAAAACTGGGCGTAAAGAAAGAGGAGATCGAAGAGGGGCTTCGGGTCGCGTTCCTGCTCGCGGGGATGCCGGCCTACGTCTACGGCAAGACCGCCCTCGAAGAGTACCTCGGGAACCGCCCGAAGAGGTGAATCATGGAACCTGAAGAGGCGCCGTGCATGCCGGTGATCGGTGAAGCGGCGCCCGATTTCGAGGCGGTGACCACGCACGGCCCCCTGAAACTCTCCGATCTTCGGGGGAAGTGGGTCATCCTCTTCTCCCATCCGGCCGACTTCACGCCGGTCTGCACCACGGAGTTTATGGCGTTTGCCGGGATCGCCGACGAACTCGCGAGACTGAACGTCCAGCTCGTCGGCCTCTCCATCGACAGCGTCCACTCGCACCTCGCCTGGGTCAGGAACATCAAGGAGAAGATGGGCGTCGATATCCCGTTCCCGGTCATCGCCGACCTCGACATGAAGGTCGCCCGGCGCTACGGGATGATCCACCCCGGGCAGAGCAGCACCTCCACCATCAGGACGGTCTTCTTCATCGACGACAAAGGCGTCATGCGGGCCATGCTCTACTACCCGATGTCCAACGGCCGCTCCATGCCCGAGATCCTCAGGCTCACAAAGGCCCTCCAGACCTCTGATGCCCACGGTGTCGCGACGCCGGCGAACTGGCAGCCGGGCGAGAAAGTTATCGTCCCGGCGCCGAAGACACCCGAAGAGATCGAGAAGAGGATGAAAGAGGGGTACGAGTGCAAAGACTGGTACCTCTGCTTCAAGAAAATCTAACCCCGGCACTTTTTTTGCCTCCGACCGGACAATACTTCATGTATGACCATTGACGTCCTCGCGTTTGCGACCTCGCCCCGCCGCCACGGCAACTCCGAGACCCTGCTCGACTGGGTGCTCGACGCAATGAAGGGAGAAGGAGCGGCGGTCGAGAAGATCGTCGTCCCAGAGGCCGATATCAGGCCCTGCCGGGGGTGCAACATCTGCGAGAGGCTCAACCGGTGCGTCCAGCGGGACTACATGGATTATGTCCACGACCGGATCATAGCGGCCGACTGCATCGTCCTTGCATCCCCCATCTACTGCATGGGGCTTGCGGCGCAGGCGAAGGTGCTGGTCGACCGGACGCAGGTCTTCCGCTCGCGGAAGTACGTCCTCGGCCTCCCGGTCGTCCCGCCGGAGCGCAAAGGGAAGCGAGCCGGGATCTTTCTCTCGACCGCGGGGCAGAACTGGGAGAACGTCTTTGATGCGGCGATCCCGTCGGTGAAGTGTTTCTTCAACGTGATCGACGTCAAGAATAAGGATACCAGATACCTGATGGTGAACGGCGTCGACGAGAAGGGCGCGATCGCCCGCCACCCCACCGCCATGCGCGATGCGCAAGCCCTCGGAAGAGAGGTCGTCGCACACCTGCGGGAGGTCCTCGCGGCATGACCGAACCCATAAAAGTCCTCGGGATATCGGGGAGCCCCCGGCGGCACGGAAACACCGAGACCCTGCTCGACGCCGTGCTCGAGGGCGCCCAAGAGGAGGGGGCCGCGGTCGAGAAGATCGTCCTCCGGTCGCTCGACTACGCCTCGTGCCGGGGGTGCAACGCCTGCCACAGGACCGGGGTCTGCGTCATAGAAGACGACCTCACGCCGGTCTTCGAGAAGATCGCGGCCGCCGACGTCCTTGCCGTCGCGTCTCCCATCTACTCGATGGGAATCACGGCCGAACTCAAGGGGCTGATCGACCGGGCCCAGTATATCTGGGCGCGCAAGTTCATCCTAAAGAACCTCTACTTCACGGCCGAACACACCCGGCGTCACAAAGGGATATTCATATCGACCGCGGGGCTCGGGTGGGAGAACGTCTTTGACGCGGCGTTCCCCGCGATCACCGCCTTCTTCAACACCACCGGGTTCGAGTACTGGGACAACGTCATAGCAAACGACCTGGACCGCTACGGCGGAATTGCAGGACATCCCGCCGCGCTCGCGGAAGGGCGGGCGAAGGGGCGGAACGTGGTCGCCCTCCTCCGGAAGATGCAGGCGCCGGGCGATACGGAGGCCTGATACAAAAGATCAACAATATTTCCCGAACTCGTCCGTGCAGGTGCATCCCGCTCGAGCTCCTGATACATAAATCAACAATATTTCCTGCTCCTCCGCGACCGAAGTATTTTAATACGGTCCTAATAAGATCCCTCTTCTGTAACAACCGGCAAGACAACTCTTCCCGACTGCAGAAGGACGAATATGTGACTCCCATCGAGCCTCCAGACCCTCTCTACGACACGCTGCCGTACCGGTTACTCGACGGTATCGGCGACGGGCTCCTCCTCATCGGGGACGATGCCGGCATAATCTGGGCGAACTCGGGCTTCCGCCGGATCTTCGGTGCGCCGACGGAC is a window of Methanoculleus sp. 7T DNA encoding:
- a CDS encoding flavodoxin family protein, translating into MTIDVLAFATSPRRHGNSETLLDWVLDAMKGEGAAVEKIVVPEADIRPCRGCNICERLNRCVQRDYMDYVHDRIIAADCIVLASPIYCMGLAAQAKVLVDRTQVFRSRKYVLGLPVVPPERKGKRAGIFLSTAGQNWENVFDAAIPSVKCFFNVIDVKNKDTRYLMVNGVDEKGAIARHPTAMRDAQALGREVVAHLREVLAA
- a CDS encoding carboxymuconolactone decarboxylase family protein, giving the protein MEEKRLEEKIGKIPEIFKELKETDPDLYGRVMGLDQMIWADGALSKQTKKVIAIAIAAALRDEHAVRAQLAGAGKLGVKKEEIEEGLRVAFLLAGMPAYVYGKTALEEYLGNRPKR
- a CDS encoding FAD-dependent oxidoreductase, yielding MPGVKVYTTENCPYCRMVQAFLTKYGVEYETVDVGRDREAAREMITASGQRGVPVTVFGDEVIVGFDAKRLRELFAAPVTEGVYDAVIVGAGPAGLTAAVYCARKLMKTVVVSESVGGQAAWSWAIENYMGFRMITGEDLIRKFEDQARGFEVGLELDRVREVRKEGDIFLVSTVSGSTYRARTVILAPGKQPQTLGIPGEDRLIGRGISVCSTCDGPLFRDKPVAVVGGGNAALQTAIEMAKIASSVALIVRSVLRCDEIYISRAKEAGVQVFLHSDVTELHGDRALTGITVRDRETGEETVLDVEGLFLAIGLVPNTEFLGDLVALNERGEILIDENNHTNVEGVFAAGDATCIKGKQIIIAAGEGAKAALSAHEYLLRERSDEQAVCA
- a CDS encoding nucleotidyltransferase family protein, whose product is MHRVRGFDLQCREAIALQVSEKVRDLARGDFHEASDVDLIVVGDFRERHHKRAAAILDLTDLPIEPLCDTEEEFAELVRSGNPFILQALAEGIRV
- a CDS encoding antitoxin VapB family protein; this encodes MNATKRIVVKEEVWAALSNMREPGMTFSELIEEMIEHEKKRRLVEDIKRVQETEELVEIPL
- a CDS encoding desulfoferrodoxin FeS4 iron-binding domain-containing protein gives rise to the protein MVNVSAEGQVYHCEICGNVVKVLEVGGGELVCCGEPMVLEE
- a CDS encoding peroxiredoxin; protein product: MEPEEAPCMPVIGEAAPDFEAVTTHGPLKLSDLRGKWVILFSHPADFTPVCTTEFMAFAGIADELARLNVQLVGLSIDSVHSHLAWVRNIKEKMGVDIPFPVIADLDMKVARRYGMIHPGQSSTSTIRTVFFIDDKGVMRAMLYYPMSNGRSMPEILRLTKALQTSDAHGVATPANWQPGEKVIVPAPKTPEEIEKRMKEGYECKDWYLCFKKI
- a CDS encoding cation diffusion facilitator family transporter, which codes for MLGDRVQRVFIIVLILNLAVALAKAIFGLIAGSVSMVADALHSGFDSFSNIVGIIALYLAGKPPDPEHPYGHGKIETLGTLVIGAMLLLTAVGILIEGYRRLVAPVTPSITAVTVGVMIGTLIINIAVSTYERRKGEEYQSQILVADSLHTRSDIFVSIAVLGGFLAVRLGYPEADPIIAFAIGLLIARMGIGILYEAAQVLTDSMNLPCDPALVRAVVIDTPGVAGYHDFRCRGKPGEIFADIHIVVDPALPVSRAHEISDEVERRLKETVPGLVEVVVHIEPDDSP
- a CDS encoding flavodoxin family protein, giving the protein MTEPIKVLGISGSPRRHGNTETLLDAVLEGAQEEGAAVEKIVLRSLDYASCRGCNACHRTGVCVIEDDLTPVFEKIAAADVLAVASPIYSMGITAELKGLIDRAQYIWARKFILKNLYFTAEHTRRHKGIFISTAGLGWENVFDAAFPAITAFFNTTGFEYWDNVIANDLDRYGGIAGHPAALAEGRAKGRNVVALLRKMQAPGDTEA
- a CDS encoding oligosaccharyl transferase, archaeosortase A system-associated, with protein sequence MKEHQSALTAAALLAFMLAAVLLRAIPHAALVDGSFTSLVGTDAWYNLRQVEAMAANYPHYAWFDPMTAYPTGKEVAWGPLFPFITATFCIIAGAATRPEIVYVAAWVPPLLAAAVVPLAYLIGKTIGDRTTGLVAAGLIPIVSASFFARSIFGFVDHHVAETLFSTLFCLAYIAALAYAARHPVSFREYKTILPVALLALGAGGAYLLGLLVMPTIILFALIAGVFTLVQAARNHLDGTASEGLLVTNAVTFAVPAVFLPLSGFMVDAPALSLYSVAHVYAYLLLIGATALLYGISTALHGKRREYLAALAALGAAGIAFLGLTPVGKTMSAGLWAFFGQDMATTAIREMAPWDPALAWQSFNVGLLLIPAGLVILALRTRRENRPELLFTIVWSVVVLIATIQHLRFEYYLAVNLALLTGVFVTWALDYGWKATATYFRRPEEKKKNQRRVPVPEVAAVAVAVLLAGTLVGASAAENIGYAQYGVPRVVLSDDWRSALEWMNANTPDPGVDYYAAYEKDGFTYPEGSYGVMSWWDYGHWITFVAQRIPNTNPFQDHVAGATRFFLATSEEEAGKAITAAGSRYIVTDGKMAAGTFPAIAYWHDPAAGTTPYVTPLLTSVPGRANTYSIEPFYRDTYYRTMVVRLQALDGTMMEPSEALYVEYDTGSVPETGYARLAGSRTLAPAEARAAVDAYKGLGKAAVFGTDTRSPPETVPALRHYRLVYESSSDPATSVKVFEYVNGAVIRGEGVIEVPIVTNTGREFVYRQQSENGTFVVPYSTVENPYGVKTAGNYRIVGGTEEFTVTEEAVKGGA
- a CDS encoding CDP-alcohol phosphatidyltransferase family protein, whose amino-acid sequence is MDVIITRLRERHPYLSGVPIPCHGLVGGGRGFSPGGDGPVIEDRLRARTNGALMRAAGLIAGTGVTPNTLTLLGFLGMAGAGMLCAAGSFFFAGLVVAASCVFDVLDGALARASGAASVFGAFLDSFLDRYAEAAVYAGLLVHYAGEGSAWGVEAAFFAAIGSLMVSYARARAEGLGVACRAGLFARPERIAVLIVGLVTGLVLPALVVLAVATNATALRRLFYVRGATLPPSRPPRSP
- a CDS encoding flavodoxin family protein; this encodes MPKKVIALLGSPLLDGNTARLLDKAIKGAEDAGCEVEKIAVAHLDFAPCMEIFYCMENETCRIRDDMIEFYDKFREMDGLIVATPVMTMGIPGKLKSFMDRFQVFYMAKYYRGKSFVSPERRRRRKMLFISIAGMNLPTVFDGAKMTVRAFGEIIDCPYWGDVLQNDMDTIQDIRTRPEVMEAAYRKGYELGRLLVE
- a CDS encoding zinc ribbon-containing protein; this translates as MAEPETRKTAKAGEKPGPGRFICIDCGREIRLDSTDADLVRCPTCACEVYNCLPMTHIRPDIRTPEDARRPPERKSKAE
- a CDS encoding rubrerythrin family protein, with amino-acid sequence MPTDENAQSAYAGESQANRKYSVFAEKAAAEGYPVVGKLFKAASEAEAIHAKRLLFIRNAVGSTEENLKGAIEGETYEFTKMYPEFVAEAKEERKNEASIVFTHAMKAEEVHANLYLQALEAVREGNDIDVEKIYLCPVCGNIELGAAPEKCPICGVPARMFREVQ